DNA sequence from the Phoenix dactylifera cultivar Barhee BC4 chromosome 13, palm_55x_up_171113_PBpolish2nd_filt_p, whole genome shotgun sequence genome:
tttctctaaaattcaagAAGCTTTCTGTAGTCGACTCCAAACTTCAAGAAAGAGTAGTTAGATGTGCTCCGCGAGGTTCATGCTGTGTGGTGTAATCCACTTCCTACAGAATTGAGATTTTAAGAATCTCAAGTGTGGTTGTTCTCTTTTAATAAGAGTGTCTGCCCGAGGATGTATGAAAGGACTTCTCAAAGTGCATTTACTACATGAAATATTTCAGAGTAAAATTTATCGAACTGTTTCCatacttttctttccttttttcttgtaAAATCAATGTCTGCAGTACTTAAGTTACCACTCACAATTTACCAACCAGATATCAATATAATGTAACACCAGATACTggcttatttttttaatgtgaCAGAAAGTTCAtgtgaataataataaaagCGGCTGCAGTAGAAATGACACCAACTCTAGCAGTAGTATAGTCTGATCAGAAAAAGGACAAAGAAACCTATTACAGAGGATACCTACTACATTATATTCCACCTTTGATGACTTACCATAAAGTACTATACATGAACTCAATATAAAAATTTTGACCAGCAACGTATAATGTTGAAATGTTTTGATATAGCACAACACATTGCAAATGCTGTCCAAAGCAGGTGCAATTACTGAGCCAGAACAATCATTACATTGCATAAAGTACCAAATGAAGATAACTAACCTTGTGACTACCAGCAACCACAACAAATGGGACAGCATGCCTTTGCGCAGCAAGTGCAACCATATTTATGCCTACTGGTGCAACAACTCCGCCATTTGCCATGATTGCATGAGCTCCGACTATTACCTATATATTGAAGTATTCGAGCTATGTAAGAAAATAAATGAGTTTCCACATTAACAAGAAAAGGGTTGTCCAATCTACCATGTTCACTCGGGAAATCATGGCAAAAACTGCAGAATCAGTTATAACAGTGGTTTGTATGCCTTTTCCAACCAGCTCTTTTGCAAGAACATGCCCCTGATACCTGATTTGCAACCATGATATCAATGGAGCCATAACAGAATATTTCAGGAAAAAATCATAATGATTCACAAACTAAACTACTCAAGGCAATTGGCTTGCTGtctaaaatcatataggaaagacGTTCCCTTGTGTATTAAAATAGAATGATCAAGGTGTGGTGTACAAACCTTGGAGCACCCTCAGCAACAAATACCCGAAAAGATCGATTTTTCTCTTTTGCTGCACAAAGGAATTCCTTGACTGTTCTTGAACGGCCCAAAGTTAAAATGACCTCACTaacaggaagaaaaaaaatcatggtcACACAAATTAACTCAAGCACCAATATTCCGGGGCAATATGGGGGCATCTGGACACATACAGCTGTTGAAAAAAATTCAATCACTAAAAAATAAGCATATAAGAATGCAAGTGTAAGATAAAGGCAGGGTAGCACCAACCAGTCTGGTACACCAAGGCCAACTTGAGATAACACAATGCGAATGTAACAAGAACAATACACAATAACATACTTAAAAATAATCACCATTTTAGATTTTACTGCCAAACTTCAAGTTCCATAGGTTTAAAAAACAACTATCATTTTTCTTCATAACATGAATCAAAAAATATTCattatatattttcaataaCTCACTTCATGTAGTTATTATATTTCAAGTGTGTGAAGAAGGTCCATGATGTCTAACGAACAAAATTATTTATTTCGAAACAATGTCACAACAAAAAATCTAATAGATGGTAAAATGTTGTTGTTAGTGATTTTATTATCACACTAGATGACTTGAACTTTGCACATTTAACAAAATGCAGTCCCTAAAAAATTAGTGTTTGAAATCTTCCAACCACACACAAATCAAATACAAAGCATAAAGTTGTTTGGTCAGTGCATCACTAAAAATGACAACAAAATGATGCACTCATTTTTTaccaaattaatttaatttaattttcagGGACTGATTGTGACTGCAAAGCTTCAAACCATGGTGAAGCTATAACATGGACCTCAATATTCTTCCATGTATTCACTGCTATTGAAAGGAGTAAGTAAAATGTTTGCACAATAATTCTGTTAACCTTCAGAATTCTTActgatttatataaaatatacatGCTTACATATCACAGTAATGGAGATATGGATGCACGGCAATGTCCCCATTCTGTTatgccacacacacacacagagacatacatatatatatatgtacatacatatgtacatatgacAAGGAATAGAACttgttatattttaatataaattaCCAACACTTAAGCATGTGACAACATATaccaaaacaataaacaaaattaAATCAAAATATCCATCGCAATAATAAAACCTGGTTCCCTAATCACTGAAATAGGTATACTTGTAAATTCATGATTTACCGCCAGAGAGGGGggcaacacacacacacacacacacacacacacacacacacacacagagagagagagagagagagagagagagagagagatgatacTTTTGGTGAATATGCTCCACTGCTTGTTCAGAAACTTGTTCATGGCAGGTATCGATGTCTTGAATCAGTTCGTTGATAGCTTCAATGACATCATGCTTTAGCTTCCGGCTCCTCAAGTTCTTATCTGCTGCTGTGGGAGAAATAGATCATACAGAATTCAAAATCTGAAGTATGTTCATATTTTTATAACCTATCATTATCAAATTTTAGACAGCTAACTTCTTGACAACCAAAACCTCATGCACAGAGGTGACTAGTTAACATTTAAGAAAACAAGTctattgaaggaaaatcaattcaaaGGTAATGAATTAAAGCCTAAAAAATAGATTAGAGAGATACATTTGCTTTTTCCTTCAGAATCGCCCCATGAAGAAGGAGGCTGAGGAGTAACAGCAGACCCAGGTATGTCTCCAAGAAGGGTTTGCAAAGAAGGGGCACGAAGGGTGCTTCTGGCAGCAGCAGCAAGAGCTGCAGCAGATAATGCTGGGCGATCTTCATATTgaccctcatcatcatcatcactacCAGCAGATAGGCCCAGTCCCTCAATTGCAGTTGCAGTTGAAGAAAGATCTTCCTCTCTGATGATATGCAAAACACGCCTCACAATGTTCCCCACAGCAAGCTCTATGAAACCCATTCAAATGCAAGTGCATCATTATTCCTCGGAAGCTTTAGATAATGATTGTCTGTCAGTTTAAGTAAAGACACAACTAAAGAAGACTACACAAACTATTTCATATAAAAGAATGGGTGGGAGCCTGCCCATTGATCCCACAACATATTTTCTAGGAGTGTGAAGGAAGCATGCTAAATTGCATAGTGGGCTTTGTTGAGACCCAAACCATGGCACTGTAATCACAAAATATACCTACATAGTGATTTCAGATCATGCCTCTTATGTTTTTGACTATCAGATATTTTGATTGTCAGATATGAAATACAAATTGTGTATTTCAAGTGCATCATTCGAATTATGAAATTCTTTCCCCTCACAAATGGGTTCTTCAGTGCATGAATGATAGCATAGGTTGTTCTAACAAAAATGTTGTTTTAAGGAGAAGGCTCATCAGTAGAAAAGATTAACTAAAAGGAGACAAGGGCAGTACTCTATGTCATGAGACTCCAATGTTGAGCACAAATTCTTGACCTCCAAACTAAGTCAATTGATCTTTGTGTTTGTCATCTTTTCTCCCCTCAATATAAAATTCAGATAAATATGAGTTACTTTCCCACTTCAAACCTAtaattttcagttttttttttgagaaaaagaatTCTCAACATGACTCAAGCCTTTATGTATGAAAAATCTGAAGTTCGATAATTAGGAATTAGTACAAATGAAGAAATAGAAGAGAATAGGAAGACatgagaaggcatggaagttcCACCCCAAAATAACTTACAAAAAACACCCTAAAAATCTCATCTTATAATAATCAACATTTTTTAACCCAAAAAATGATGTATAAGATATGTGCTGCAAAACTTCTAATCTAAAAAGGATCCTCAAGGCTTCAGCCAAAAAAAACAAGGACTCAGAATCGATCTAAAGCGACACTATGTTTAAAATACAGACTTTCCTATATATGACCTTGACTACTTAGGTTGTACATAACCAATCTAGAAATGTTTAAAATCCTCAAAAACACAAAATGAAGcccaaaattttaaaagataaacaaaaaaaCTAAAACTGCTGACTCCATTCAGCCTGTGGTTTAATAGATATAATCTCAAGTGGTACCATTGACTATTTGCAGATGTGATAaagatttcttttatattttcagATCAATCTATTTCCTTATAGGCTTCACATTCTGAGGACCAACCTCCTTCAACTAAGACAAATGACAGCGGACTAAGCTCATATTCCCAAAGTCCAAGAACTAAACACTAGAAGCATTGCTCAACCCATCCACTTCCTAGATGCCAACACCACAAAGTGTGTCTTTTCATCTCAAGAAAAAGCTAATTTTCCCCTTCTCATTTCttgtctattccttcttctttttcgggATACAAATACATCATCCTTATCACTGTTCATATCATCAGTTATATATCACCTGCAATAACTTAGTTAAAGAATAATTTCTAATGCCAATAGAATATTGCAATAATGTATTGCACTAAATGGTTAGCATATTAAATGGAAGTTGATTCCATTAGAACAGAATATTTTACAACTAACTCTTATACCTTACAAGTTAGCAACCAAACCATGTGATTGCTAGGAATTTTTTCAGTGAAGATCGACAGAAATAACGAAAATATCGTAAACAATCAACTGCTTTCAACTATCTGCGttgaattaaaagaaaaacaagcaagCTCCTTAATTTATAGCGGTAGGTACACTTGGTCCCCCAGTTCTACATCGATATGCAAAAAAGAAAGGATTTTGATAGAGCGGAAAAATATCTAGGGAAGGAAGGCCCACCGACAGGGTTTGCGGCGATAAGCTGCTCGCCGACGGCCTTAACGGCATCGATCAGCGCCCCCGCCTGGTTCGTTTGTCGCATCCTCTGATGCGAGATCACCGACCGGAGCAGCTCCGCCGTATGCCGCGCGCTCGCGTGCGACCCCTCGATCTTCCTGCATCCCAAACAACACCAGATCAAATAACTGAAATAAGAAAGCCACGGAGTAGAATTAGGAGTGGGAGAGGGGGAGATTACCGTCTCTTGAGCTTGAGAACGAAATCATTGACGAGGGCCTGGACGTCCGGCATGGCTCCGGGAATTGATCACCGAGTATCACAAACTGATCGAGAGAAGATCGAGAACTCCAAACCTAGCTAGGGTTTTGAGATTTTTTGAGAaacggagaagagaggagagagaggggacaATAGAGCCAACAAAGGGGCCGGCCAAGGGTGAAAGTATATCTGGAAACGGATCCCACCGATTCAAACAGCTGCTTCAACACGAACAAGAGGGGCAATTAAGAAGAGCCTCGATCGAGCGAGATCATCGGAACTTCTCAAACCGTCCGATTCAAAATACACCGAGCCATATCGAGAGCAGGCCGGCACAATTCCACCTCTCTGTTGGAAAAATTGGTaagagcaaaagagagagatagacggagagaaagaggaaggaagaaACAGGGAGAGGGAAGAGGTTGGCTGAAGGAGGTCGGAGGAGGGCAGCAGAGAGTCAGAAACGGGCTTAGAGGAGCGGAAATGGCTCACTCCTTTTTTGGTCAAagataggaggggagggggagggaccagcccacccgcgtagcagccccattaCTGAGCCCCCTTCCACTAGgaaatgttcgatacaggtcgcaggtttcgcgtgccttccccgacccgtgggctcaccccactgggttcaccgcctcacgtgtgggtacATCACCCCAGTAccaccttggtacaagtggaaggaaagcataaccgccaacaagccagccgagcgtggggcatccggtcccctaatttaatcgacgcccatgcgtttcgaacccgggcaacttgggcggaattatcgcccccttaccacTAGGCTACTACCTTGGTGGCAAATGGCTCACTCCTTCAGTTCCCCTGTTTGAGTCCcgaattaaaaataattataaaaaaaaaaaaaaaccctggaTGCCCTAtgtattttaaaacttttaaatgaaGCAGAtgaaaattatatcaaatgccCAAATCATATTGTTGCCTTGTTGGACAACCGATATGAATTCCGATGCCAGCACAACAATCCTAGTCAGACCTACTATTTCGAGTAGAAAGGGACAGGATCAGAAAGCAAGATGTACCACATCTTAAAatcaatcaaaaattaaaacttcggaaagttttttttaagtaatttagaaaaaaaattgataatatGAGAAGTCCAGATAAAATATCTACCCGaatttgaatatatttataatttttttattttggaaaatTTGACGCCAATTAGGAGAGGCCTCCAATTTGTATTTTGATGAACAGATCTAAACTAATATAAATAGAAACCTTGTGccataattttatatatattattggaaacaagtaaataaaaagaaaaaaagtttaaCTATGCTTTCCACCTAATTTCTTTTGTAACTAGATGAGAAATTTAAACTGGATTTGAAGATTCAAATATTGCTGATATAAACCAAGGATCTGTATAACCATTTATAATTGAATTAGTGAAggcaaaaaaaatctaaaaccttacctttgcattttatctttttaataaCAAGCAGACCAAAAAAATTGCTTCCAAAAAAATGCTATTAGATCATGCGAGTCATGTCGTCGTGCCAATAACTTCTCATATGGATAgtaacaagaaattaattaagATCGACCGTAATCTTTCATTTTTGGGGGTAATAAAACCTTTACAACACAAAATTTACTCTTCGATCAAATTGGGTTAACTTCAAACCAAAATAATGCAATTGTGCAAAAGTTTCTGCACTTAATGATTTATAACATTTACATATGAATTATTTATCTTAATTAATGCATGGTTTCCAATGACAACACTGGGGTAATCAAGTCACAGAGCAGTTTTAGGGCAGATGGGAGAAGAAAAGACACATTCAGCAAATTGGTTCATTTTAACCAGCTCGTTTGGCGATCATACCATGCACCTGGCATCTATTACTTTGCATGCATATAAAAATTTTCGTAAAATCGAGAATGAAGTTTTCATTCTGTACATGCCAGATCATGAATTAGTAACTGCATCCAATCTTTGAAAAAGTCTAGAGTCCCAGATTGTAATGTTGCAGTAGAACCCCCTTTGCAAGCATGCTGCACCCGAACAAGCATCTACAGCTCACTCTCAATAACCAGCAAAGAATGATTCATACCAGCTTTACAAGATCTATAGATTCTGTTTATTAAAATAGCTGTTGATTGGAACTCTCAACTCTCAAGCCATCCAGAGTTTGACATCTAGGTAAGTCACTGGTCGGCTAAGGGCACTAAAAGTTCTTCACAAGCCATTGTAGGTCATCACACACAGTTAATCTGGTTCTTGCCTGTGAATGTTATAACAGCAGTAGATCAGTAGTAGATAACACTACAGTAATATATAATGGACCAAGCAAAGCAGAGCTGTAGTAGTAATTCTGTGAAAACAAAGGCATGAAAATAGGAATTCAAAATAATACTTGGCTGGGTAAAAGACTCTTGAGgttaatttaaatttgcatcTATCACTAAACTGGAATGCTGCAGCCTTTATCCAATCAAAAGAAACATCCTGATGGTAAACACCATCCTAAAACCATGCGTTCACTATGCACCACTCCACAGCTTTGATACGTTACACTATGAAAAGCAACGGTACACACCATTTTGGCAAATATTGCAGCAAACAAGGGGAAAGGGGCCAAGAAAAGCTTTAGGTGGCATCCCTGAACCAAACCGCGAAAAAAATTGCAGGTGAGATGACATAACCACTCAACAAAACGGCATGTAGTGTGTGAGCATGAGCAAATAACTTCGCTATCAATCTTTTTATTCttacagaaaaaaagaaatctcaTTCGTACTCATAACTCAAGTTGGGTATTTTTGACAGAGTTCGAAGGAAAACCCTTAGACATTTATTGAGCCGTCCCTAACCCCTTTTGTTTGTCTCATCTCGAATCTATTTTTATTCCTCATTCTGATTCAATTGTTGAGACAACTGAAAATAGTGTTTAGATCCAGGAACTCCATTCTCTTTCTCATGGAACCTTTCAGATCTGTAGCATCTCTTTCTGCTTTCTGAGCCTGCAGATGAAACGCAACAACTTCATTACTCCAGAAAGGATTGAACAGTTTCAGAACTGATGAAGAAAATGGGGTTGGGGTACTAACTACAGGTAGATGCATGACATATCTATTTTCAAGATGAGATACAGAGGAAGAACTAATAGCTGACCAAGTGCATCTGAATATAACTGGTTCTACTAGACCAAGGGGCACTtgtaaaagaaaaactaaaattaaaaaaacaaatagaagCAAGTGGACTTGATAGATTAGCGCATTTCTTCAGAAAAGTCACTGGAAAACAAGCCAAAAGTTCATGAAGGTCAAGATTTTGAATTCAGTTTTTGGGCAAATCAGTTACTTGTTGTACTTCAGAATTTAGGCATCAACTCGGGCGCAGAGAATACATAAAAGGAGCAAAGAACCAGGTGCACAATATGCTTGCAGATTGTCATGATCATAAAAATAGAGCCACGTAACAACCATGACTTTTACGTTCACTAAATACCATGCGTATATGGGCACTTTGATTTTTAGGAACTCTGTATGCTGGCACTTTTTAACATAAAGTCAGCTAAGAAATGGAGAGTCCTCAAGTCAGCTACAAAAGATGGCCCTTAATGATCAACCATTACAAGCACTAGAAAATATTAGCTCAAAATGTTTAGACTCCAGTAAAGCTTCTCCTATATGTCTATCCTTTCAAAAATATGATTTACAATATAAACATAATTTCTGTTTAATGTAAAGTTCAGCTGCATGGTCAACTTAGTCTAGTAGTTAACATGTATCCCTGATATGTTTGTGTAGTTTCAAAAGTAAGAAGATGAACATAAAGCAAAACACAAAGTGCAAAGGCACCACATATGTAAATTGACAGGCACTGAAAGAAACAGAGATTATGTCTAACAAGCATATGTAGCTATACCCTTCTTATCTCTGCAGCTGAAACACAAATCATATGGGGAGGAAGCTCCTCTCGCTCTCAAGTCCTACAAgataagaaacccaaataaggCAATACCCATATTCCCAAGAACACATGAATAGTCAATTaagcaagagaaaataataCCAGCTCTCCAATTAACACAACATTCTTTCCACAAATCATATATAGACCTAATGGGATATCGCAATACAAATCTCCCACAATTACTCGCTCGTAAGCACCTGTTAAAATCACCAATTATCCCAAAAACTTCAGCcgataggatgaggtagatttatttatatattttatattttcttgcaCTTCTTTTTATATGTGAGCCAGATTTTTCTTTAATAGGtgagcccaacatgtgaaatttttaataatggagTTAAAAAATATGGAGACCGGGTTCGAACTCATGACCCCTGctttgataccatgttaaaatcaccaTTTGTCCCAAGGTGATTTTAACAACACCTTCAAAAATAGCATTTGTTGTAAGAAGATGGTAGTTCCAAAATAAGCATCTGAGCTTGGAAGCACAAATACACCACCATTTGTAAAACAAAGCCATGAAAGATGTATACCAAATTGGTCGAAAGAGCGAAGAATTCTCAGAAGCTTTTTTCCATCACATAGCAAGACAAGAAGCTTTTCTGTCAAATGAAGTAAATTACATGAGAAAATGGACGAGTTGCATGTGTCCAATCCAATCCAATACAGTATAACAAAATGTTTAAAACAGATTGAGACCTTGGTACCATGCATGTCACTAACCAATATAAATAACATACTGTCGTTGGATatgttaaaaatatatatataatatattatacttaTATTATACTAGTATGACATCAGTACAGAGTCAGATACCAAGACGATGAATTTTGATATAATACTTTttttctcttaaaaaggatTAGGTATGgttaaaaaatagttttttttcatTACTTACATATAGTTGTTGTCTGACAGTGTTATTCTACTCATAGAGTATAAAATCTGAAATGTAGCGCACTTGGATGGATGTGGACTGGAGCCTCATCGTTCTTAGCTGTAGATAAAAATGCGCTGCGAATAATGTAGATTATAAAAGATAAGGTGGTACACTTGGATGGAGTAGCCTAAAAGTTGACCTTCCAACCTCCTATATTCAAATCCAAAGCAACGgaaataattttctttcttttttaaaaaaaactgttCCCAAGAAACAAACGGCAGAAAAGGTTCTTACAAAAACGGACCTGTTCCCATCAGAGATTCTGAGAAGGCTGCTATTCTCAAAATTGGTGCCGAATTGATTCATTGAGGTCCGCTGCTTGCTTCATCTTTactgaaaaaaaataagaacattTGACTGGCTCAGATTATTTCATATCTCTATGCCCACATGGGAGAGCATGATCTCTCCATGTTATCTTTAAATTTTGCCTTCTGCCATTTGCTTCTGCTCTTGTCCGCTGGTATGAACCAGTCTGCCATCCTCAATTTCTCGAGAAGCACAAGGTGCATTAAAAGATTTCTTGGGAAATCATttactgaaatttaaaaaagcaaccattatcccttttttttcctgTAATTTAATCCAAACCTTAATGCCTAAAACCGAACATTTTGTAGTAGCGCAGAATAAATTTTTCTTGAGTAGACTACAAAAATCTGTTCATACGCACCCAATAATTTAAAAAGcttatttttatccaatactttaactaggggtggcaaaatatgacccgacccgccaatccgacccgtgttcgatccgccataaacagatttgggtttggcctaaacaggttcgggttgtaaacaggtcgacccgtttaatatgtttattaattgggtcggatacgggttttagatgtctgacccgtttaaaccatttaacccgtttaactgttggacaggttaaacaggtctaaacaggttaaataggttaaacaggttaaacgggttaaataggttaaacaggtctaaacaggtcgagttgggcaggttaaacaggttgggttggacagattaaacaagtctaaacaggttaaacgggtcaggttgggcaaacaggttaaacaggtcgggtcggattgggtaaacaggttacctgtttattaaacaggttaaacgggtcgggtcgggtcacctgtttaataaacaggtcaggttcaggtttgtaattcctgacccgtttaataaacaggtcgggttcagatttataattttctgactcgacctgtatttgacccgacctgtttatgcctgacccgacccgattgccacccctaactTTAACCCATAGTTTAACATAACATTAGTTAAACCATCAATATTAAATAGAACTTAAATACCatgtcaatttttttaaaaatatccaAAATGACCTTAAGTAACTAACATCTACCTTAAGGTAAATGATTTTACTGACGTCGTTAATTTAGCTGGATGTAAGtatagattttataaattattggGTGCaagtataataaataaaattttcagaaatatttttataatttattctaGATTTTTTGATGCCGGGTATTGTGGAACCACTatcagaaaacacgcgtatagtaacggaaaattagtgacggaccgttatcagtcactatttgtgacggattagtgacagacataaatttggtcaccgtggtgCGAACTTAGTGACAGATTAGTGACAGACCGATCATAGAATACGCGGGTAGGATAGGCGCCAAAACTTAGCGACCACTGTAGTGACGGGATATCTATCATAAAACTGGTAACCGAAATTGCAACCAGACAGTAACAAATTCAGCCGTCACAAATATCGTAACCCAAatgtttataattttttaaaaaattattttagcaGTGACGGATTATTGACAGAAATTTCCGTcactaaatttaatttttaatttcaaaaatattaaaaatattatttttgagtaattataaattaaaaaaataaaaagagggaaATCATTTAATGGAATTAAACGATCTAATGGATCCCTTAATTACATCATTTGCTTTTGttgaaatattatatatatatatatatagtttatttTGGCAAGACAAAACATGAGTGAAAGGGAGAGCAATCTTTGGAAAGACAGTCCTAATGGGAGAACTTATGATCATATATTGCCTCGGTCAAATCTGACAATGGGAAGCTAGAAAATTCTTGGACACTATGTAAACATGAGAATTAGAGGTCAGCAATGGGGGATTCTCTAACACCAGTTCCCAACAACCAACAATGCCCATCTTTGGACACCCTTGGCCCCTTCTTAATTATGCTGCAACCAAGCTTCATGatcatccctttcttttttcttttttttttcttttttttttgcagggtCCGACATCTCTGATGTTCAAACCTCCCTTCCGAGAATGATTGCGAGAGGAGTGCTCGAGATGGTTCGCATGGCGAGCCTGGACGCTGCTCTTGTGACCTTCTCTTATGTCACCAAGCCACCATTCTCCGCCTTCTGGAAGCCTGCTCCCGAAGCTTTCCACTCCGATCGGAAGTAGGCGTCAAGTTGGAGCTACCACCCGGCCGGGATTTCTTTCACTGGAGATTTCTTCTTCgggtgcatgcatgcatgggacTCATCTCATGCAATCCAATTTTTGGAAGTGGCATTGGTCATGGTTAGGAAAGGGATGTTATATTCATTTTGTACTATCGATATATATTTCTCTTTTATACGTGCTCTTGCATGGCATTATAATTTTCTAAGTATATTCTTCTGTTCACAAAGGGTCATAATTTTTCTCCTTCTATTTATATTTGAG
Encoded proteins:
- the LOC103707304 gene encoding translation initiation factor eIF-2B subunit beta-like isoform X1, which gives rise to MPDVQALVNDFVLKLKRRKIEGSHASARHTAELLRSVISHQRMRQTNQAGALIDAVKAVGEQLIAANPVELAVGNIVRRVLHIIREEDLSSTATAIEGLGLSAGSDDDDEGQYEDRPALSAAALAAAARSTLRAPSLQTLLGDIPGSAVTPQPPSSWGDSEGKSKSADKNLRSRKLKHDVIEAINELIQDIDTCHEQVSEQAVEHIHQNEVILTLGRSRTVKEFLCAAKEKNRSFRVFVAEGAPRYQGHVLAKELVGKGIQTTVITDSAVFAMISRVNMVIVGAHAIMANGGVVAPVGINMVALAAQRHAVPFVVVAGSHKLCPLYPHNSEVLLNDLKSPSDLVDFGEFSDCMDFGSHGGSPLLHVVNPAFDYVPPKLVSLFITDTGGHNPSYMYRLIADYYSADDLVVKQRSTS
- the LOC103707304 gene encoding translation initiation factor eIF-2B subunit beta-like isoform X2; translated protein: MPDVQALVNDFVLKLKRRKIEGSHASARHTAELLRSVISHQRMRQTNQAGALIDAVKAVGEQLIAANPVELAVGNIVRRVLHIIREEDLSSTATAIEGLGLSAGSDDDDEGQYEDRPALSAAALAAAARSTLRAPSLQTLLGDIPGSAVTPQPPSSWGDSEGKSKSDKNLRSRKLKHDVIEAINELIQDIDTCHEQVSEQAVEHIHQNEVILTLGRSRTVKEFLCAAKEKNRSFRVFVAEGAPRYQGHVLAKELVGKGIQTTVITDSAVFAMISRVNMVIVGAHAIMANGGVVAPVGINMVALAAQRHAVPFVVVAGSHKLCPLYPHNSEVLLNDLKSPSDLVDFGEFSDCMDFGSHGGSPLLHVVNPAFDYVPPKLVSLFITDTGGHNPSYMYRLIADYYSADDLVVKQRSTS